The following coding sequences are from one Panicum hallii strain FIL2 chromosome 5, PHallii_v3.1, whole genome shotgun sequence window:
- the LOC112893210 gene encoding WD repeat-containing protein 87-like isoform X1 — MKRATEPVAGDGSICAVSITKRAKLKEPEAEAADGITRRSPKLEAADGAGISPEKPSKKEKGAEEKRKRSKKKRAEEKNKQPNKVEVAPNLSMEEKIMAKLAEFDKKMAEEKGKRSDQEKRIEEFDKKMAQEKREFDKKMAREKSKRSDQEKRMEEMLMRIEKIASKIEEQVAGDGMKKEKMTKVKRAKKLEGVEVRENKVMREMADNEAGGLKKKKVVTWSLSQELLEYLRAKELMGLLASEASLPLWANKMTEELFPNPEDPNPEDPDLKDEIPLKERIAAEFQENREFDAHVLYQYRTEGYVEIEEEVSDEEVDEEVSDKEHDVEADGILVGKKPEKLSKKEKGAEEESKRSNQEKRTEEKNKVKMEFLTMEEEINAELAEEEKKNKRLLTVELSQALMEHYLFHEVLDYMVAKPMVTFGECNFRQALGIYDDPYKGAKFYALRRRSIERNANVLQQYHTKGSAVLQFYATDDETE; from the exons ATGAAGAGGGCTACTGAGCCCGTGGCCGGCGACGGCTCCATCTGCGCCGTCAGCATCACCAAGCGCGCCAAGCTTAAGGAGCCGGAGGCTGAAGCGGCCGACGGCATCACCAGGCGCTCCCCCAAGCTCGAGGCTGCCGACGGCGCCGGCATCTCGCCCGAGAAACCATCCAAGAAGGAGAAGGGGGCAGAGGAGAAGAGAAAGAGATCCAAGAAGAAGAGGGCGGAGGAAAAGAACAAGCAGCCCAACAAGGTGGAGGTGGCCCCTAACTTAAGCATGGAGGAGAAGATCATGGCCAAACTGGCGGAGTTCGACAAGAAGATGGCAGAGGAGAAGGGCAAGAGATCCGACCAGGAGAAGAGGATAGAAGAGTTCGACAAGAAGATGGCACAGGAGAAGAGAGAGTTCGACAAGAAGATGGCACGGGAGAAGAGCAAGAGATCCGACCAGGAGAAGAGGATGGAGGAGATGTTGATGAGGATAGAGAAGATTGCCTCCAAGATCGAGGAGCAGGTGGCCGGTGATGGCATGAAGAAAGAGAAGATGACAAAAGTGAAGAGGGCGAAGAAGCTCGAGGGCGTCGAGGTGAGAGAGAACAAGGTGATGAGAGAGATGGCGGACAACGAGGCTGGTGggttgaagaagaagaaggttgTGACGTGGAGCTTGAGCCAGGAACTCCTCGAGTACCTGCGCGCCAAGGAGCTGATGGGCCTCCTAGCGTCTGAGGCGTCTCTCCCACTCTGGGCAAACAAGATGACAGAAGAGCTGTTCCCCAACCCAGAGGATCCTAACCCTGAGGACCCTGACCTCAAGGATGAAATCCCACTCAAGGAACGAATCGCTGCTGAATTCCAGGAGAACAGAGAATTCGATGCCCACGTCCTGTACCAGTACCGCACCGAGGGATACGTTGAGATCGAAGAGGAGGTCTCGGATGAGGAGGTTGATGAGGAAGTCTCTGACAAAGAGCATGATGTGGAGGCAGATG GGATCCTTGTTGGTAAGAAGCCTGAGAAACTATCCAAGAAGGAGAAGGGGGCAGAGGAGGAGAGCAAGAGATCCAACCAGGAGAAGAGGACCGAGGAGAAGAACAAGGTGAAGATGGAGTTCTTAACCATGGAGGAGGAGATCAATGCCGAACTGGcggaggaagagaagaagaacaagaggcTGCTGACGGTGGAATTGAGCCAGGCTCTGATGGAGCACTATTTGTTCCATGAGGTCTTGGACTACATGGTGGCTAAACCCATGGtcacatttggagaatgcaACTTCCGGCAAGCCCTGGGGATTTACGATGATCCCTACAAAGGGGCCAAATTTTATGCTTTACGTAGGAGGTCCATAGAACGCAACGCGAACGTGCTCCAGCAGTACCACACCAAAGGTTCCGCAGTCCTCCAGTTCTATGCCACCGACGACGAGACAGAATAA
- the LOC112894732 gene encoding protein transport protein SEC16B homolog, which produces MESFVHPLGLTRHKSANMNGYGAVVHCMRNLPSESQIQTTAQEVQNLLVSGRRKEALQHAQEGQLWGPALILALQLGDKFYADTVKKMAHRHFVSGSPLRTLCLLIAGQPADVFNSDNPVNSGSLYSPHQPVEAAPKGMLDDWQENLAIITANRTKGDDLVITHLGDCLWKEKNEVASAHSCYLVAELNIDSYSENARMCLIGADHLRCPRTFISPEAIQRTEVYEYAKVLGNSQYILLPFQPYKLIYAYMLAEVGKISDSLKYCQASLKVLKSSGRAPELEAWKQLFMTLEDRIRTHQQGGYATNLAPGKIVGKLFTSLDKSLSRIMGTQAPPLPQLPQGAANERDVYSPPNTKVVNSQSVMSMAPLVSSASEQSMSEIGGNSGYGREVAHNRSISEPDFGKTPQQLSAVSSKAQSTSGSGSSHFGWLVQKTMGLVSKSHRQAKLGEQNKFYYDEKLKRWVEEGADIPAEEPPLPPPPSKVPFQSSVPDPNSNAPPTGGGYSPNPPEPSSGMPPMPPTQNQFSARGRIGVRSRYVDTFKKGGGGGGGANAFGAATSYSKPAAQSMNPMSGAKFFVPTPATVASEQKAEPGAHSETTRQDEPSSSAAMETAFSSPPPLIQMQSTIQRYPSGDGIPRYPSGDSIPRYPSGDNIPRHPSSDNIQRYPSMDNIVSPSGSVNSAMSRSRASSWSGTLPEQLSSTAATRSPDGQIMQSPSMPGKRPPHSRSSSTSSAQFNGLGEELHEVEL; this is translated from the exons ACTACTGCCCAGGAGGTTCAAAATCTCCTGGTTTCTGGTAGAAGGAAAGAGGCTCTTCAGCATGCACAGGAAGGTCAGCTTTGGGGCCCTGCACTGATCCTTGCTTTACAACTTGGTGATAAG TTTTATGCGGATACTGTGAAGAAAATGGCTCACCGCCATTTTGTTTCTGGATCACCCTTGAGGACATTGTGCCTTCTTATTGCTGGACAACCTGCAGATGTTTTCAATTCTGATAATCCTGTTAACAGTGGTTCTTTGTATTCTCCCCACCAGCCTGTAGAG GCTGCTCCTAAGGGTATGCTGGATGACTGGCAAGAGAATTTGGCTATTATAACAGCAAACAGGACAAAAGGTGATGACCTTGTAATTACCCACCTTGGGGATTGCCTTTGGAAAGAGAAAAATGAG GTTGCATCTGCTCACTCATGCTATTTAGTTGCTGAACTAAATATTGATTCGTACTCTGAAAATGCAAGGATGTGCCTTATTGGTGCAGACCACTTGAGATGTCCACGCACATTTATTAGCCCTGAAGCAATCCAG AGAACAGAGGTTTATGAGTATGCAAAGGTTCTTGGTAATTCTCAGTATATTCTCTTGCCATTTCAACCATACAAGCTGATATATGCATATATGCTTGCGGAGGTTGGGAAGATTTCTGATTCACTAAA GTATTGTCAAGCATCTCTGAAGGTGCTGAAGTCCTCTGGTCGTGCACCTGAACTAGAAGCATGGAAGCAATTGTTTATGACCCTGGAGGACCGGATACGTACACATCAACAG GGTGGATATGCAACAAATCTTGCCCCTGGAAAGATTGTTGGGAAGCTTTTCACATCACTTGATAAATCTTTGTCCCGCATAATGGGTACACAAGCTCCACCATTGCCTCAACTGCCACAGGGTGCGGCAAACGAGAGAGATGTTTATTCTCCTcctaatacaaaagttgtaaatAGTCAGTCAGTGATGTCCATGGCACCTTTAGTGTCTTCTGCTTCAGAGCAGTCTATGAGTGAAATTGGAGGAAATAGTGGCTATGGCAGGGAAGTTGCGCATAACAGAAGTATTTCCGAGCCAGACTTTGGCAAAACCCCCCAACAG CTGAGTGCTGTATCAAGTAAGGCACAAAGCACATCAGGTTCAGGCAGTTCACACTTTGGATGGTTGGTGCAGAAGACAATGGGGCTTGTTTCGAAATCTCACCGCCAG GCAAAGCTAGGGGAACAGAACAAGTTCTACTATGACGAGAAGCTGAAGCGGTGGGTGGAAGAAGGTGCTGACATCCCTGCTGAGGAGCCCCCACTTCCCCCACCTCCGTCAAAAGTGCCATTCCAGAGCAGTGTTCCAGATCCCAACTCGAATGCTCCTCCCACTGGTGGAGGTTATTCCCCAAATCCCCCGGAGCCTAGTTCCGGGATGCCACCGATGCCACCCACCCAGAACCAGTTCTCAGCACGTGGAAGAATCGGTGTTAGATCAAG ATATGTGGATACTTTTAAAaaaggtggtggtggtggtggcggtgcaaATGCCTTTGGAGCAGCGACATCATATAGCAAACCAGCGGCTCAATCTATGAATCCAATGTCTGGTGCGAAGTTCTTTGTGCCAACTCCTGCTACTGTTGCTTCAGAACAGAAGGCTGAGCCAGGTGCCCACAGTGAAACCACCCGACAGGATGAACCATCGTCCTCAGCAGCAATGGAGACAGCATTCAGTTCGCCGCCACCACTGATACAGATGCAGTCAACCATTCAGCGGTACCCAAGCGGTGACGGCATTCCGCGGTACCCAAGCGGTGACAGCATTCCGCGGTACCCAAGCGGTGATAACATTCCGCGGCACCCAAGCAGTGACAACATTCAGCGGTACCCAAGTATGGACAACATTGTGTCCCCCTCAGGCAGCGTTAACAGCGCAATGTCAAGGTCAAGAGCGTCGTCATGGAGCGGAACATTACCAGAGCAGTTGAGCAGCACTGCTGCTACCAGGTCACCTGATGGACAGATCATGCAGTCACCATCGATGCCTGGAAAAAGACCTCCACACAGCCGTTCCAGCAGCACTTCTTCCGCCCAGTTCAATGGTTTGGGTGAGGAACTTCACGAGGTGGAGCTCTGA
- the LOC112892764 gene encoding protein arginine N-methyltransferase 7-like produces the protein MRLYLINGTEMLSIVMGSNEPSRRVIILGQGAWNIVSLFTVFVPLFPLLGTKDWCDHWKQCVWFIQGTGAPAKKDQALSLSASHNQTSISYQLNWNGEGSRSPKNNHLTLLPEKVAVYGDKGWRSASISVIRNSMSERSSPTCIVADDSVFLALIVSSLLPSSKVFTMFPSLRDRGFNYLQAVADANNLSMDRIKVIGRKSSSLTMNDLNHEKVNLIVGEPFYLGSEGMLPWQNLRFWNERTLLDPLLSEGAFIMPCKGILRFCAMSLPDLWKSRCGLKDVEGFDHSVVNDTLGACGDLPGEQQGPCLPYYVWQCGYTKKLSEVYSLIDFNFSEPIHSCFGETKIEFAHDGTCHGFAIWIDWVLDKENSIVISTGPESRYWKQGVQLLSRPVQVNRGNSVMHVDHVF, from the exons ATGAGGTTATATCTGATAAATGGAACTGAGATGCTGAGCATTGTTATGGGAAGTAATGAG CCTTCCAGAAGGGTAATAATATTAGGGCAGGGTGCTTGGAATATTGTAAGTTTATTTACAGTATTTGTTCCCTTATTTCCTTTGCTAGGCACAAAGGATTGGTGTGATCATTGGAAGCAGTGTGTTTGGTTTATACAAGGGACAGGGGCTCCTGCAAAGAAAGATCAAGCTCTTTCTTTGAGCGCTAGCCATAACCAAACTAGCATCTCATATCAGTTGAATTGGAATGGTGAAGGAAGTAGAAGCCCCAAAAATAACCATCTCACATTGTTGCCAGAAAAGGTAGCAGTTTATGGTGATAAAGGTTGGAGATCAGCGTCGATAAGTGTAATCAGGAATTCT ATGAGTGAAAGATCCTCTCCGACCTGCATTGTGGCTGATGACAGCGTGTTCCTAGCTCTCATAGTTTCGTCTCTGTTACCGTCTTCAAAAGTTTTTACAATGTTTCCAAGTCTTAGAGACAGGGGCTTCAACTATCTTCAAGCTGTTGCAGATGCTAATAATTTATCCATGGACCGGATTAAAGTGATTGGTAGAAAATCATCATCCCTTACTATGAATGACTTGAATCATGAAAAG GTTAATCTGATAGTGGGGGAGCCTTTTTATCTTGGAAGTGAAGGGAtgttaccatggcaaaatctgCGTTTCTG GAATGAAAGGACTCTGCTTGATCCATTGCTATCTGAGGGTGCATTCATCATGCCTTGCAAGGGAATATTAAGATTCTGTGCCATGTCACTTCCG GACTTGTGGAAAAGCCGTTGTGGCCTTAAAGATGTTGAGGGTTTTGACCACTCAGTTGTTAATGATACTTTAGGAGCCTGTGGTGACCTGCCTGGAGAGCAGCAAGGCCCCTGCCTACCTTATTATGTGTGGCAGTGCGGTTATACCAAG AAATTAAGTGAAGTTTACTCTCTCATAGACTTCAACTTTTCTGAGCCTATTCACTCTTGTTTTGGTGAAACAAAG ATTGAGTTTGCCCACGATGGAACATGCCATGGTTTCGCTATTTGGATCGACTGGGTACTTGACAAGGAAAATTCCATTGTGATAAGCACCGGACCAG AGAGTAGATACTGGAAGCAAGGAGTGCAGCTGCTTAGCAGGCCTGTACAAGTGAATCGAGGGAATTCGGTGATGcatgtggaccatgttttctgA
- the LOC112893210 gene encoding nexilin-like isoform X2 translates to MKRATEPVAGDGSICAVSITKRAKLKEPEAEAADGITRRSPKLEAADGAGISPEKPSKKEKGAEEKRKRSKKKRAEEKNKQPNKVEVAPNLSMEEKIMAKLAEFDKKMAEEKGKRSDQEKRIEEFDKKMAREKSKRSDQEKRMEEMLMRIEKIASKIEEQVAGDGMKKEKMTKVKRAKKLEGVEVRENKVMREMADNEAGGLKKKKVVTWSLSQELLEYLRAKELMGLLASEASLPLWANKMTEELFPNPEDPNPEDPDLKDEIPLKERIAAEFQENREFDAHVLYQYRTEGYVEIEEEVSDEEVDEEVSDKEHDVEADGILVGKKPEKLSKKEKGAEEESKRSNQEKRTEEKNKVKMEFLTMEEEINAELAEEEKKNKRLLTVELSQALMEHYLFHEVLDYMVAKPMVTFGECNFRQALGIYDDPYKGAKFYALRRRSIERNANVLQQYHTKGSAVLQFYATDDETE, encoded by the exons ATGAAGAGGGCTACTGAGCCCGTGGCCGGCGACGGCTCCATCTGCGCCGTCAGCATCACCAAGCGCGCCAAGCTTAAGGAGCCGGAGGCTGAAGCGGCCGACGGCATCACCAGGCGCTCCCCCAAGCTCGAGGCTGCCGACGGCGCCGGCATCTCGCCCGAGAAACCATCCAAGAAGGAGAAGGGGGCAGAGGAGAAGAGAAAGAGATCCAAGAAGAAGAGGGCGGAGGAAAAGAACAAGCAGCCCAACAAGGTGGAGGTGGCCCCTAACTTAAGCATGGAGGAGAAGATCATGGCCAAACTGGCGGAGTTCGACAAGAAGATGGCAGAGGAGAAGGGCAAGAGATCCGACCAGGAGAAGAGGATAGAAGAGTTCGACAAGAAG ATGGCACGGGAGAAGAGCAAGAGATCCGACCAGGAGAAGAGGATGGAGGAGATGTTGATGAGGATAGAGAAGATTGCCTCCAAGATCGAGGAGCAGGTGGCCGGTGATGGCATGAAGAAAGAGAAGATGACAAAAGTGAAGAGGGCGAAGAAGCTCGAGGGCGTCGAGGTGAGAGAGAACAAGGTGATGAGAGAGATGGCGGACAACGAGGCTGGTGggttgaagaagaagaaggttgTGACGTGGAGCTTGAGCCAGGAACTCCTCGAGTACCTGCGCGCCAAGGAGCTGATGGGCCTCCTAGCGTCTGAGGCGTCTCTCCCACTCTGGGCAAACAAGATGACAGAAGAGCTGTTCCCCAACCCAGAGGATCCTAACCCTGAGGACCCTGACCTCAAGGATGAAATCCCACTCAAGGAACGAATCGCTGCTGAATTCCAGGAGAACAGAGAATTCGATGCCCACGTCCTGTACCAGTACCGCACCGAGGGATACGTTGAGATCGAAGAGGAGGTCTCGGATGAGGAGGTTGATGAGGAAGTCTCTGACAAAGAGCATGATGTGGAGGCAGATG GGATCCTTGTTGGTAAGAAGCCTGAGAAACTATCCAAGAAGGAGAAGGGGGCAGAGGAGGAGAGCAAGAGATCCAACCAGGAGAAGAGGACCGAGGAGAAGAACAAGGTGAAGATGGAGTTCTTAACCATGGAGGAGGAGATCAATGCCGAACTGGcggaggaagagaagaagaacaagaggcTGCTGACGGTGGAATTGAGCCAGGCTCTGATGGAGCACTATTTGTTCCATGAGGTCTTGGACTACATGGTGGCTAAACCCATGGtcacatttggagaatgcaACTTCCGGCAAGCCCTGGGGATTTACGATGATCCCTACAAAGGGGCCAAATTTTATGCTTTACGTAGGAGGTCCATAGAACGCAACGCGAACGTGCTCCAGCAGTACCACACCAAAGGTTCCGCAGTCCTCCAGTTCTATGCCACCGACGACGAGACAGAATAA